A region from the Acidobacteriota bacterium genome encodes:
- a CDS encoding addiction module protein, which translates to MTQATAAVLADALRLDEHARAELAAQLIASLDGPPDARADVEWAEEIERRVASIEAGTAVLEPWDEVKRRIERDILGP; encoded by the coding sequence ATGACGCAGGCAACCGCCGCAGTGCTAGCCGACGCGCTGCGCCTCGACGAACACGCGCGAGCCGAACTCGCCGCGCAACTCATCGCGAGCCTCGACGGCCCTCCCGACGCCCGCGCAGACGTCGAGTGGGCCGAGGAGATCGAACGTCGTGTCGCGTCCATCGAAGCCGGCACGGCAGTGCTCGAGCCCTGGGACGAGGTTAAGCGTCGCATCGAGCGGGACATCCTCGGCCCGTGA
- a CDS encoding aminotransferase class V-fold PLP-dependent enzyme — MPNSLARRDFLTRLAATGFAAGFVPSLGAASGTISDEPFVLQAGDDDAAVFAAARARFLFPTSVTYCNTGTLGAIPRDVMDVVVKGLERLETELPDWPYFQADGEPLTGYQLLTEFRAEAGAFINAPADEIAFTLNATMGMSFMANGVDLAAADEVVSTDQEHTGGIGGFRLRAKRHGVVVKELPLAGALDKGPDGVVAMFANAITPRTKVMMFSHITSGRGIVMPAKALCALARERGVLSVVDGAQAVGQIRVDVKELGCDAYAASPHKWLLGPKGTGLLYIRRDVQPRIWNTLASGGFDDDTTGAFRFMHYGTGSPAVVWGLRAALQLINKLGIDRVARWDAMLTKRLRDGFATMPHVHLVSPADARFAAGITTFGVNGHTGRELQDALWAKKIRVRSQGDPGVRLSAHLYVSPADIDRVLDVVSAMRG, encoded by the coding sequence ATGCCAAACTCTCTCGCACGACGCGACTTCCTCACCCGCCTCGCCGCCACGGGTTTCGCGGCGGGCTTCGTCCCGTCACTCGGCGCCGCCTCGGGGACGATCTCGGACGAGCCCTTCGTCCTTCAGGCCGGGGACGACGACGCCGCGGTGTTTGCCGCAGCCCGGGCGCGATTCCTCTTTCCGACGAGCGTCACGTACTGCAACACCGGCACGCTCGGGGCCATCCCCCGCGACGTGATGGACGTCGTCGTCAAGGGCCTCGAGCGGCTCGAAACGGAGCTGCCAGACTGGCCGTACTTCCAGGCCGACGGCGAACCGCTGACCGGCTACCAGTTGTTGACGGAATTCCGGGCGGAGGCGGGAGCCTTCATCAACGCGCCGGCCGACGAGATCGCGTTCACGCTGAACGCGACAATGGGTATGAGTTTTATGGCGAACGGGGTCGACCTGGCGGCCGCCGACGAAGTGGTCTCGACGGACCAGGAACATACCGGGGGCATCGGCGGCTTTCGACTGAGGGCCAAGCGGCACGGCGTGGTGGTGAAGGAGCTGCCGCTGGCCGGCGCGCTCGACAAGGGCCCCGACGGCGTCGTCGCGATGTTCGCGAACGCGATCACCCCGCGTACCAAGGTGATGATGTTCAGCCACATCACGTCCGGGCGCGGGATCGTGATGCCGGCCAAGGCGCTGTGCGCACTCGCGCGCGAGCGGGGCGTGCTGTCGGTAGTGGACGGCGCGCAGGCGGTAGGACAGATTCGCGTGGATGTGAAGGAGCTCGGCTGCGACGCCTACGCCGCAAGCCCGCACAAGTGGCTGCTCGGACCCAAGGGGACGGGCCTGCTCTACATCCGGCGCGACGTGCAGCCCCGGATCTGGAACACGCTGGCGAGCGGCGGGTTCGACGACGACACCACCGGCGCGTTTCGCTTCATGCACTACGGCACGGGAAGCCCCGCCGTGGTGTGGGGCCTGCGCGCCGCGCTCCAGCTCATCAACAAGCTCGGGATCGATCGTGTGGCGCGCTGGGATGCGATGCTGACCAAGCGGCTCCGCGACGGATTCGCGACGATGCCGCACGTGCACCTGGTGTCGCCGGCCGACGCGCGATTTGCGGCCGGCATCACGACATTCGGGGTCAACGGCCATACCGGGCGCGAGTTGCAGGATGCGCTGTGGGCGAAGAAGATTCGCGTGCGCTCGCAAGGCGATCCGGGGGTGCGTCTCTCCGCGCACCTGTACGTCAGCCCGGCCGACATCGACCGCGTGCTCGACGTCGTCTCGGCGATGCGCGGCTAG
- a CDS encoding type II toxin-antitoxin system RelE/ParE family toxin, whose protein sequence is MSLPIRTSSPAARELAEAVSWYESRHRGLGVELLEEVAKTIQRLDAAPESGESMSSDQKTRRLLVSRFPYQVIYRLRSHDTVIVALAHAKRRPGYWKSRL, encoded by the coding sequence GTGAGCCTGCCGATCCGGACCAGTTCGCCCGCTGCACGAGAGTTGGCCGAGGCTGTCAGCTGGTACGAATCACGGCACCGCGGCCTCGGTGTTGAACTGCTCGAAGAAGTCGCCAAGACCATCCAGCGACTGGATGCCGCGCCAGAGAGTGGAGAGTCCATGTCCTCGGACCAGAAGACGCGCCGTCTTCTGGTGTCCCGCTTCCCCTATCAAGTCATCTACCGACTTCGGTCGCACGATACCGTCATCGTCGCGCTGGCCCACGCGAAGCGCCGCCCGGGATACTGGAAGAGCCGCCTGTAG
- a CDS encoding HD domain-containing protein: MSDESTPNPEAVAVIDIGASAVRLVVAEVRPGQRPFLIEEASRGVLLGKDTFSSGKIGAPSMEAALKALEGFRRLMDTYGVARYRAVATSAVREASNSDTFLDRVQLRTGLLIEIIDGSEESRLTYLAVRDRLKGHPALDAPHTLLVEVGGGSADLTLLESAKPKYSGVYALGSVRMRQGLAAAQRPHDRSVRVMSRHIANIVTDICNEMPLRKAEHVIALGQDVRFVAQELVDAPEGHVREVPREAFLEFCSRIEKLDEDELVDRYGLSPVDAETLVPALLVYRALLVETAAAAVIVPDVSLRVGLLTDLVGAGVEGDLTDFGAQALASAESLGEKYRYDARHARAVASLATRLFDQLQEEHGLSRRDRLLLEVTALLHDIGLFVGLRAHHKHAQYLISASEIFGLTSDDKDVIANVARYHRRALPQRSHLPYIALDRQDRVRVNKLAAILRVANALDAEHAQKIRNLTLRREENGWVLDVDGTGDLSLERMASEARADLFLDVFGMRLLVRGAGVQS, encoded by the coding sequence ATGAGCGACGAATCCACGCCGAACCCCGAAGCCGTCGCGGTCATCGACATCGGCGCCAGTGCCGTGCGCCTGGTCGTTGCCGAAGTCCGGCCCGGCCAACGCCCGTTCCTCATCGAAGAGGCGTCGCGCGGCGTGCTGCTTGGCAAGGACACGTTCTCGAGCGGCAAAATCGGCGCGCCGTCGATGGAAGCCGCGCTCAAGGCGCTCGAGGGCTTCCGCCGGCTGATGGATACCTATGGCGTCGCCCGCTACCGGGCGGTGGCGACCAGTGCCGTCCGCGAGGCGTCCAACTCCGACACCTTTCTCGACCGCGTGCAGCTGCGGACGGGCCTGCTCATCGAGATCATTGACGGATCGGAAGAGAGCCGCCTCACCTACCTGGCCGTCCGCGATCGCTTGAAGGGACATCCGGCCCTCGATGCGCCCCACACGCTGCTGGTCGAAGTGGGCGGGGGATCGGCCGACCTGACGTTGCTCGAGAGCGCCAAGCCGAAGTACTCAGGCGTCTACGCGCTCGGGTCCGTGCGCATGCGGCAAGGCCTCGCCGCCGCGCAGCGCCCGCACGATCGCAGTGTTCGTGTCATGAGCCGCCACATCGCCAACATCGTCACCGACATCTGCAACGAGATGCCGCTGCGGAAGGCGGAGCACGTCATTGCGCTCGGTCAGGATGTGCGGTTCGTCGCGCAGGAACTGGTTGACGCGCCCGAAGGACACGTGCGCGAAGTTCCGCGCGAGGCGTTTCTGGAGTTCTGTTCCCGCATCGAGAAGCTCGACGAAGACGAGCTGGTGGATCGCTATGGGCTGTCGCCGGTGGATGCCGAGACACTGGTGCCGGCGCTGCTCGTGTACCGCGCGCTGCTGGTCGAGACGGCCGCTGCCGCGGTGATTGTACCTGACGTGTCGCTTCGCGTGGGGCTGCTGACGGACCTGGTCGGGGCGGGCGTCGAGGGCGATTTGACGGATTTCGGCGCGCAGGCGCTGGCGAGCGCGGAGTCGCTCGGCGAAAAGTACCGGTACGATGCCAGACACGCCCGCGCCGTGGCCTCTCTGGCGACACGGCTGTTCGACCAGCTTCAGGAAGAACACGGGTTGTCGCGCCGCGATCGGCTGCTGCTGGAGGTGACCGCGCTGCTGCACGATATCGGCCTGTTCGTGGGACTGCGCGCCCACCACAAGCATGCGCAGTACCTGATCTCGGCCTCCGAAATCTTCGGCCTCACGTCGGACGACAAGGACGTGATTGCCAACGTGGCCCGGTATCACCGCCGGGCCCTGCCGCAACGATCACACCTGCCGTACATCGCACTCGACCGGCAGGACCGCGTGCGGGTCAACAAGCTGGCGGCCATCCTCCGCGTGGCCAATGCGCTCGATGCCGAACACGCGCAGAAGATCCGGAACCTCACCCTCCGGCGCGAGGAGAACGGCTGGGTGCTCGACGTCGATGGCACCGGCGATCTGTCGCTCGAGCGGATGGCGAGCGAGGCGCGGGCCGATCTGTTTCTCGACGTGTTTGGCATGCGCCTGCTGGTGCGGGGCGCCGGGGTGCAATCGTGA
- a CDS encoding winged helix-turn-helix domain-containing protein, whose protein sequence is MRASRRLDRTSPMSWRTFVLFALAVILPGFVLSALGIITLRQDRSLADQQVRERRDVLADRAVASLETELRGWTSALAAFPLQSSPDPLMFRPLIRAALERSDLSVCVMSGPSGTRVWPDRRLLYEVAASDARPLAPLPVVPALAAAERIELEQRDLVRAAAAYRALAATADPAARADVLVRLARTYRNSGREDLAASAYRDLERLAGTSVNGVPAGLLATCALCVVAPAQQRDACALPIYRDLVDGRWRLDRTWYWAYSGQVRGLFSGSAARSAEVEKLAAREEEKRSLSRAVEAIVSEPRAGGAPASTRMLQVDDRVFLVFTSVSSGHLRAIVLSSSTLSQHVWPAVFAQLLAEVTITLADSNGTRLFASIEDGAPPPPDARLATARLVHHAGLTWKIDVRLRHPDVLLSGFQRRQWLYVAMLLVMAASLVVGTTLTLRTVSRELAVARLKSQFVSAVSHEFRTPLTGIRHYGEMLLHDRVATEDRKHHYYAQVVAAAERLSRLVEDVLDFARMEEGRQQYQFENIETTAWLRQTVAEFQATLGQDKRLESAIPDALAFIRGDRSALARAIHNLLDNAVKYSPDCDTVWIDASQNGAGLCVSVRDKGVGIPVSDRPYVFDRFFRGRALDGPARGTGLGLSLVQHIVSAHGGTIDVANAGQPIRLTATEFKILRTLYQSRGKVVTIDQLLQRVWGADVFLTDRVIYTHVNNLRSKIEPDPATPRIVVGVRGLGYRFDG, encoded by the coding sequence ATGCGCGCCTCACGCCGACTCGACCGCACGTCGCCCATGTCGTGGCGCACATTCGTGCTGTTCGCCTTGGCCGTCATCCTGCCCGGCTTCGTCCTGTCGGCCCTCGGTATCATTACCCTGCGGCAGGACCGCAGCCTGGCCGACCAGCAGGTCCGCGAACGGCGAGACGTGCTCGCGGACCGCGCCGTGGCGTCGCTTGAAACCGAACTGCGGGGATGGACGTCGGCGCTGGCCGCGTTCCCGCTCCAGTCGAGTCCAGACCCCCTCATGTTCAGGCCGTTGATCCGCGCGGCTCTCGAGAGGTCCGACCTCTCGGTGTGTGTCATGAGCGGACCGAGTGGCACTCGCGTCTGGCCTGATCGCCGATTGTTGTACGAGGTCGCGGCTTCCGACGCGAGGCCACTCGCCCCGCTCCCGGTCGTGCCCGCGCTTGCGGCTGCCGAGCGCATCGAACTGGAACAGCGCGACCTGGTGCGTGCGGCCGCCGCGTATCGCGCGCTCGCGGCCACCGCCGATCCCGCAGCGCGCGCCGACGTGCTTGTCAGACTCGCGCGCACGTACCGAAACTCGGGGCGCGAAGACCTCGCAGCCTCCGCGTACCGAGACCTCGAACGCCTGGCGGGCACAAGCGTGAACGGGGTGCCGGCCGGCCTGCTGGCGACCTGCGCGCTGTGCGTGGTTGCGCCTGCCCAGCAACGCGACGCGTGCGCCTTGCCGATCTATCGCGATCTCGTCGATGGGCGCTGGCGACTCGACCGCACCTGGTACTGGGCCTACTCGGGACAAGTGCGCGGCCTTTTCAGCGGCAGCGCCGCCAGAAGCGCGGAGGTCGAGAAACTCGCCGCCCGCGAAGAGGAGAAACGCTCACTCTCGCGCGCAGTGGAAGCCATCGTCTCGGAACCCCGTGCGGGCGGAGCGCCCGCGTCCACGCGCATGCTTCAGGTTGACGACCGGGTGTTCCTGGTCTTCACAAGTGTGTCCTCCGGCCATTTGCGCGCGATCGTGCTCTCATCATCCACCCTCTCCCAGCATGTGTGGCCGGCGGTGTTCGCCCAACTCCTCGCCGAGGTGACAATCACGCTCGCTGACTCCAATGGGACACGGTTGTTCGCGTCCATCGAGGACGGGGCTCCACCCCCGCCGGATGCGCGGCTTGCCACCGCGCGCCTCGTCCACCACGCCGGTCTCACTTGGAAGATCGACGTCCGACTGCGGCACCCGGACGTTCTGCTCTCGGGGTTTCAACGGCGGCAGTGGCTGTATGTGGCGATGCTGCTCGTGATGGCGGCTTCGCTCGTGGTGGGCACCACGCTCACGCTCCGCACGGTCTCGCGCGAGCTCGCGGTCGCGCGGCTCAAGTCGCAGTTCGTTTCGGCCGTGTCGCACGAATTCCGTACTCCGCTCACCGGCATCCGTCATTACGGGGAGATGCTGCTGCACGACCGGGTCGCGACGGAGGATCGGAAGCACCACTACTACGCCCAGGTCGTCGCCGCGGCTGAGCGCCTGAGCCGGCTCGTGGAGGACGTGCTGGACTTCGCGAGGATGGAAGAGGGGCGGCAGCAATACCAATTCGAGAACATCGAGACGACGGCGTGGCTGCGGCAGACGGTCGCGGAGTTCCAAGCGACGCTCGGGCAGGACAAGCGGCTGGAATCGGCGATCCCGGACGCACTCGCGTTCATCCGTGGAGATCGGTCGGCCCTCGCCAGGGCGATCCACAATCTGCTCGACAACGCCGTCAAGTACTCGCCAGACTGCGACACGGTCTGGATCGACGCAAGTCAGAACGGGGCCGGGCTGTGTGTTTCTGTGAGAGACAAGGGCGTTGGCATTCCGGTCAGCGACCGGCCGTACGTCTTCGATCGCTTCTTCCGCGGCCGCGCGCTTGACGGTCCCGCACGGGGCACCGGCCTCGGCCTGAGCCTCGTCCAGCACATCGTCTCCGCGCACGGCGGGACAATCGACGTGGCGAACGCGGGTCAGCCGATTCGGCTGACCGCGACGGAGTTCAAGATTCTCAGGACGCTCTACCAGAGCCGCGGCAAGGTGGTCACGATCGACCAACTCCTGCAGCGCGTGTGGGGTGCCGACGTGTTCCTGACCGACCGCGTCATCTACACGCACGTCAACAACCTGCGGTCGAAGATCGAGCCCGATCCCGCCACGCCGAGAATCGTCGTCGGCGTGCGGGGCCTCGGCTACCGGTTCGACGGATGA
- a CDS encoding tetratricopeptide repeat protein, protein MKMWQRRMAVAALMTVTCGGWLAVASGQQKAATTQQATADALLGAAHYQEQIEGRLDAAIASYRKVLAAADATREQKARAQFRIGVCYERLGAGEALKAYEAVVANFPDQAGLATQAKARLVALGTEPTLAPRTAAARLIWSKANGTLPTPINDGGGVASPDGKYLVYTSFTSGDGYNLQIYDMASGTSRRLTPSTGCTAAACDMSMYSTVWSHDGVRIAYAWSSGDKYVLRIINADGTAQRLLRDGIMSVYDWSPDGQELLAMTSTRPGVLVAVRASDGSMRTLAGPDSPDNGRLHVSGVRYSPDGRYIALDRAKPTDVLDSDLYLMRADGSGQTAVLDDSSSTKLVGWTPDGSALVFVSDRGQSLGLWSLPVTDGKSTGAPRLVKANLGGWPSSLTRDGSVFYSVRGSTTDVYTVTLDPSMAMLTAPPSNVASVDVGGTTAPAWSRDGKVLGYLSSGTGMQSVAELQVLQTLYIETGKRRRVTLSEPASLFGVAYAITGRADALAFLTLVHGKDGASALGSIDMRTGDITRKIPRLQAAAYSNDRARAYSLTSDRATKTATLNVTDLETQVMREIYRGTELYSYPRISVSPDDNAVAYEERTGPNREASVLKVLQVESGEWREVYRAAEHVTIRAVAWSADGTRIFFSTYAGTGERDGQLWSIPAGGGPVVRYDTNIGLINNIAVHPDGRRLALHARRYEPDQMWVLERFLPPANGKAATAKK, encoded by the coding sequence ATGAAGATGTGGCAACGGCGGATGGCGGTGGCGGCATTGATGACCGTCACGTGTGGTGGCTGGCTGGCCGTCGCCAGTGGCCAGCAGAAGGCCGCGACGACGCAACAGGCAACGGCGGACGCGCTGCTCGGAGCGGCGCACTACCAGGAGCAGATCGAAGGGAGGCTCGACGCCGCCATTGCCAGCTACCGCAAAGTGTTGGCGGCGGCCGATGCCACGCGCGAGCAAAAGGCCCGCGCCCAGTTCCGCATCGGCGTCTGCTACGAGCGCCTGGGCGCCGGCGAAGCGCTCAAGGCCTACGAGGCCGTCGTCGCGAACTTCCCCGACCAAGCGGGTCTCGCAACCCAGGCAAAGGCACGGCTGGTGGCGCTGGGCACGGAACCCACACTCGCCCCCAGGACGGCAGCCGCCCGCCTGATCTGGTCCAAGGCCAACGGCACGCTGCCCACACCGATCAACGACGGCGGCGGCGTGGCCTCCCCCGATGGAAAGTACCTGGTCTATACGAGTTTCACATCGGGAGACGGGTACAACCTGCAGATCTACGACATGGCAAGTGGCACCAGTCGTCGGCTGACACCGAGCACGGGCTGTACGGCAGCCGCGTGCGACATGAGCATGTATTCGACGGTCTGGTCTCACGACGGAGTGCGCATCGCGTACGCCTGGTCATCGGGAGACAAGTACGTGCTTCGCATCATCAACGCGGATGGAACCGCCCAGCGGCTGTTGCGAGACGGCATCATGTCCGTCTACGACTGGTCACCAGACGGCCAGGAACTGCTAGCGATGACTTCTACGCGCCCGGGCGTCCTCGTCGCCGTCAGAGCGTCTGACGGCTCGATGCGAACCCTGGCGGGGCCAGACAGCCCAGACAACGGAAGGCTCCATGTCAGCGGAGTGCGGTACTCACCCGACGGCCGGTATATCGCCCTTGATCGCGCCAAGCCAACCGATGTCCTCGACTCCGATCTCTATCTCATGCGCGCCGATGGCAGTGGGCAGACGGCCGTTCTTGACGATTCTTCCTCGACGAAGCTGGTGGGCTGGACGCCGGACGGGTCCGCGCTGGTCTTCGTGAGCGACCGGGGGCAGTCGCTTGGGCTCTGGAGTTTGCCAGTCACCGACGGGAAATCCACTGGCGCCCCGCGACTGGTGAAGGCAAACCTCGGTGGATGGCCCTCGTCTCTCACGCGAGATGGCAGCGTCTTCTACAGCGTCCGCGGTTCAACGACCGACGTCTATACCGTGACACTCGACCCGTCAATGGCCATGCTCACCGCGCCGCCGTCAAATGTCGCCTCGGTTGACGTCGGTGGGACTACTGCTCCGGCGTGGTCGCGGGACGGGAAGGTCCTCGGCTATTTGTCTTCGGGGACGGGCATGCAGAGCGTTGCCGAATTGCAGGTCCTCCAAACGCTCTACATCGAGACGGGGAAGCGCCGTCGAGTGACGTTGTCGGAACCGGCTTCGTTGTTCGGCGTGGCGTACGCCATCACGGGCAGGGCAGACGCATTGGCATTTCTGACCTTGGTTCACGGAAAGGACGGCGCGTCGGCGCTCGGGTCGATTGACATGCGTACCGGAGACATAACTCGGAAGATCCCTCGCCTCCAGGCAGCTGCCTATTCGAACGACAGGGCGCGCGCCTATTCCTTGACGAGCGACCGGGCTACCAAAACTGCCACGCTCAACGTGACCGACCTCGAGACGCAGGTCATGCGTGAGATCTACCGCGGCACCGAACTGTACAGCTACCCGAGGATCAGCGTATCGCCCGATGACAACGCTGTCGCCTACGAAGAGCGAACGGGCCCGAACCGGGAAGCGTCAGTTCTCAAGGTCTTGCAGGTTGAGTCCGGAGAGTGGAGAGAAGTCTATCGGGCGGCGGAACATGTCACCATCAGGGCCGTGGCCTGGTCCGCTGACGGCACACGCATCTTCTTCAGCACCTACGCCGGGACCGGTGAGCGAGATGGACAGTTATGGTCCATCCCGGCGGGCGGGGGACCGGTCGTTCGCTACGACACGAATATTGGCCTGATCAACAACATCGCGGTTCATCCAGACGGCCGGCGGCTCGCGCTGCACGCGCGTCGCTATGAGCCAGACCAAATGTGGGTGCTGGAGCGATTCCTCCCACCTGCGAACGGAAAGGCCGCCACGGCAAAGAAGTAG
- the nadB gene encoding L-aspartate oxidase — protein MDRRETDVLVIGSGLAGCAAALMAARGGARVVMLNKADRAEESNTWHAQGGIIYRGAIDSPEQLASDITAAGAGLCDPAAVELLSREGPRLVKQLLIDDVGVPFDRATDGQLDLTAEAAHSVARIIHTEDMTGRSIEESMMAAVGREPNVTLLTGRTAIDLLTLSHHSRNPLDVYAPPTCVGAYVFDHAAQHVELLMAKETILATGGLGRIFLHTTNPAGACGDGVAMAYRAGARCINMQFVQFHPTTLYHGSERFLISESLRGEGARLIDAAGREFMVAYHPDGSLAPRDIVARGIHQMMHETGARCAYLDISHKPADWIRSRFPGISAKCSEVGIDITTQPIPVVPAAHYSCGGIAVDEWGRSSMHRLRAVGEVSCTGLHGANRLASTSLLECLVWGTRAGEDVARAVASGGDYYLPEIAPWQYETEAVDPALVAQDWLTIRQTMWNYVGLVRTRKRLDRAQQILRELHLEVGRFYARSELNDGLIGLRNSIQAALVVLLAATEARESRGCHYRVD, from the coding sequence ATGGACAGGCGCGAAACAGACGTTCTCGTAATCGGCAGCGGGCTCGCCGGCTGCGCGGCCGCGCTGATGGCCGCCCGCGGCGGCGCGCGCGTCGTCATGCTCAACAAGGCCGACCGCGCCGAGGAGAGCAACACCTGGCACGCGCAGGGCGGCATCATCTACCGCGGCGCGATAGATTCGCCGGAGCAACTCGCATCCGACATCACCGCGGCTGGAGCCGGCTTGTGCGATCCCGCGGCCGTCGAGTTGCTGAGCCGCGAGGGCCCGCGCCTGGTCAAGCAGTTGCTGATTGACGATGTCGGCGTGCCCTTCGACCGCGCGACCGACGGGCAGCTCGACCTGACCGCCGAAGCGGCGCACTCGGTGGCCCGCATCATCCACACCGAGGACATGACCGGCCGGTCCATCGAAGAGTCGATGATGGCTGCTGTCGGGCGCGAGCCGAACGTCACCCTGCTCACGGGTCGAACAGCGATCGACCTGCTGACGCTCTCGCATCATTCGCGCAACCCGCTGGACGTGTACGCGCCTCCCACGTGCGTCGGCGCATATGTGTTCGATCACGCCGCGCAGCACGTTGAGCTGCTGATGGCGAAAGAGACGATTCTCGCCACCGGCGGTCTCGGGCGCATCTTCCTGCACACCACCAACCCGGCAGGCGCGTGCGGTGACGGCGTGGCGATGGCGTACCGTGCCGGGGCGCGCTGCATCAACATGCAGTTCGTCCAGTTCCACCCGACGACGCTCTACCACGGCAGCGAGCGCTTCCTGATTTCGGAGTCGTTGCGGGGAGAGGGAGCGCGGCTCATTGACGCGGCGGGGCGCGAGTTCATGGTCGCGTACCATCCCGATGGGTCGCTCGCTCCACGCGACATCGTGGCGCGCGGGATTCACCAGATGATGCACGAGACCGGGGCGCGCTGCGCGTATCTCGACATTTCGCACAAGCCTGCCGACTGGATTCGTTCACGGTTTCCAGGCATCTCCGCCAAGTGCAGCGAGGTCGGCATCGACATCACGACCCAGCCCATCCCGGTCGTGCCCGCGGCCCACTATAGCTGCGGCGGCATCGCGGTGGATGAGTGGGGCCGATCGAGCATGCACCGTCTGCGCGCAGTGGGCGAAGTGTCGTGCACGGGCCTGCATGGCGCGAACCGGCTGGCCAGCACGTCACTGCTCGAATGTCTCGTGTGGGGCACGCGCGCCGGCGAGGATGTCGCCCGCGCCGTCGCGTCCGGCGGCGATTACTACCTGCCCGAGATTGCGCCGTGGCAGTACGAGACCGAAGCGGTCGATCCGGCGCTGGTCGCGCAGGATTGGCTCACCATCCGACAGACGATGTGGAATTACGTGGGGCTGGTGAGGACACGCAAGCGGCTCGACCGGGCGCAGCAGATTCTGCGCGAGCTGCACCTCGAGGTCGGCCGGTTCTACGCGCGTTCCGAGCTGAACGACGGGCTGATTGGGCTGAGAAACAGCATTCAGGCTGCGCTCGTCGTGCTGTTGGCCGCGACCGAGGCCCGCGAAAGCCGAGGGTGCCACTACCGCGTGGACTGA
- the nadC gene encoding carboxylating nicotinate-nucleotide diphosphorylase, with protein MTLDPLRRSGIITLDPVVVRHEIRRFLAEDVGTGDVTTERVVPSHATGRGWIMARQACVIAGLDLARAVFCELDATLSFKPTVDDGGQVAAGTQVVLLEGRVAPILTGERLALNLLQRLSGIATITRRYVNAIAGTSASVSDTRKTTPGLRVFEKYAVRTGGGRNHRLGLFDAVLIKDNHIAAAGGVEQAIRAARGSAQAVMPIQVEIDTPDQLALALECGVDAVLLDNMTPERVAACVATIRAHPRGRGCWIEASGGITLQNIRAYAEADVDTISVGTLTHSAPSVDLALDVESRPALP; from the coding sequence ATGACCCTTGACCCCTTGCGGCGGAGCGGCATCATCACCCTGGACCCGGTAGTGGTTCGCCACGAGATCCGGCGCTTCCTCGCGGAGGACGTCGGGACGGGAGACGTCACCACTGAGCGCGTTGTGCCGTCCCATGCGACCGGCCGCGGCTGGATCATGGCGCGCCAGGCGTGCGTGATCGCCGGCCTTGATCTTGCCCGCGCAGTCTTCTGCGAACTGGATGCGACGCTCAGTTTCAAACCGACAGTGGACGATGGCGGGCAGGTGGCCGCTGGCACACAGGTCGTGCTGCTCGAAGGGCGGGTGGCGCCGATCCTGACGGGTGAGCGGCTGGCGTTGAACCTGCTCCAGCGTCTCTCAGGCATCGCCACGATCACGCGCCGCTACGTGAATGCGATTGCCGGCACGTCGGCCTCAGTCTCGGATACGCGAAAGACGACGCCCGGCCTGCGCGTGTTCGAGAAGTACGCAGTGCGGACGGGCGGCGGACGCAATCACCGCCTGGGTCTGTTCGACGCCGTGCTCATCAAGGACAACCACATCGCCGCGGCCGGCGGCGTCGAGCAGGCGATACGAGCGGCCAGGGGCTCAGCGCAAGCCGTCATGCCAATCCAGGTCGAGATCGACACGCCCGATCAACTTGCCCTTGCGCTCGAATGCGGCGTGGACGCCGTCCTGCTCGACAACATGACGCCGGAGCGGGTCGCCGCCTGCGTGGCCACGATTCGCGCGCATCCACGGGGCAGAGGCTGCTGGATCGAGGCGTCCGGCGGCATCACGCTTCAGAACATCCGCGCGTATGCCGAAGCCGACGTCGATACGATCTCGGTCGGCACACTGACCCACTCGGCCCCATCGGTGGATCTCGCGCTCGACGTGGAGTCGCGTCCCGCACTACCGTAG